One Bufo gargarizans isolate SCDJY-AF-19 chromosome 4, ASM1485885v1, whole genome shotgun sequence DNA window includes the following coding sequences:
- the LOC122934764 gene encoding gastrula zinc finger protein XlCGF57.1-like: MEEWEYLEGQKDLYKDVMMENHQSLTLPHGSSQRNPPERCPSPLYSQDCPEEKPNIPLDHQEISGEMTSGLEDPGSVSVKGEDETRDSNEHLLLSEKVEDNNVTQANSINANVSLDLHSGDLPTNTIGHWNLLSNQSLSQSQNQSKQSVHEIIDRDKRTLSGSECEKYFSQRIHTGEKPFPCPECGKCFAKKSHIVEHLRTHTGEKPFPCLECGKCFSQKSNLVEHLRIHTGEKPFLCSECGKCFAKRSALVMHKRIHKGEKPYSCPDCGKCFSLKSCLVTHQRTHTGEKPFSCPDCGKCFGQKSTLVTHQRTHTKKRPFSCSECGKCFNYKPDLVEHQRTHTGEKPFSCPECAKCFSQKRNLVKHRRIHTGEKPFSCLECGKCFRLKSLLLYHQRTHTGEMPFSCPECGKCFGQKSSLLEHRRIHTGETPFSCPECGKCFGQKSNLVEHRRIHTGEKPFSCSECGKCFGRKSVLVEHQRIHTGETPFLCPECGKCFSQKTSLVEHRKIHTGEKPFSCSECRKSFGRKSVLVEHQRIHTGEKPFSCPECGKCFCKKSGLLEHRRTHTGEKPFSCSECGKCFGRKSVLAEHQRTHTVEKLYSCANVGDILDRNEMLGNI, from the exons GAAATTTCTGGTGAAATGACAAGTGGCCTCGAAGACCCCGGATCGGTGTCTGTGAAAG gTGAGGATGAGACGAGAGACTCCAATGAACATCTCCTTTTATCTGAAAAAGTAGAAGACAACAATGTCACACAAGCTAATTCAATAAATGCTAATGTGTCCTTAGACCTTCACAGTGGAGATCTACCCACCAATACCATTGGTCACTGGAATCTTTTGTCCAATCAATCACTGAGTCAATCACAGAATCAGTCTAAACAATCTGTGCATGAAATAATTGACAGAGATAAAAGAACACTTTCAGGTTCAGAATGTGAAAAGTATTTTAGTCAAAGAATTCACACGGGAGAGAAACCATttccatgtccagaatgtgggaaatgttttgcaaagAAATCAcatattgtggaacatctaagaactcacacaggggagaagccatttccatgtttagaatgtgggaaatgttttagtcagaaatcaaatcttgtggaacatttaagaattcacacaggggagaagccatttttatgttcagaatgtgggaaatgttttgccaaAAGATCTGCTCTTGTTATGCATAAGAGAATTCacaaaggagagaagccatattcatgtcccgattgtgggaaatgttttagtctgAAATCATGTCTTGTTACTCATCAGAGAactcatacaggggagaagccattttcatgtcctgattgtgggaaatgttttggtcAGAAATCAACTCTTGTTACTCATCAAAGAACTCACACCAAGAagaggccattttcatgttcagaatgtgggaaatgtttcaacTATAAACCAGATCTTGTTGAACATCAAAGAACTCACACGGGAGAGAAAccgttttcatgtcctgaatgtgcaaAATGCTTTAGTCAGAAAAGAAATTTAGTGAAACATCGAAGaatccacacaggggagaagccattttcatgtttagaatgtggaaaatgttttagactCAAGTCACTTCTTCTTtaccatcagagaactcacacaggggagatgccattttcatgtcctgaatgtggaaaatgttttggcCAGAAATCAAGCTTATTGGAACATCGAAGAATCCACACAGGAGAGACAccattttcatgtccagaatgtgggaagtgttttggcCAGAAATCAAACCTTGTGGAACAtcgaagaattcacacaggagagaagccattttcatgttcagaatgcgggaaaTGTTTTGGTCGGAAGTCAGTTCTTGTTGAACATCAGAGAATCCACACAGGAGAAACGCCATTTttatgtccagaatgtgggaaatgttttagccagaaaacaagccttGTGGAACATCgaaaaattcacacaggggagaagccattttcatgttcggaATGCAGGAAAAGTTTTGGTCGGAAGTCGGTTCTTgttgaacatcagagaattcacacaggagagaagccattttcatgtcctgaatgtgggaaatgtttttgcAAGAAATCAGGCCTTTTGGAACATcgaagaactcacacaggagagaagccgttttcatgttcagaatgtgggaaatgttttggtcGGAAATCGGTTCTTGCtgaacatcagagaactcacacagtgGAGAAACTATATTCATGTGCTAATGTGGGAGATATTTTAGACAGAAATGAAATGTTAGGAAACATCTAA